Genomic segment of Dromiciops gliroides isolate mDroGli1 chromosome 3, mDroGli1.pri, whole genome shotgun sequence:
CTCCTAGACAGAATCTAGGTTAAGAACTTCCCATACACTACTAAGTCTTAGGTTCCTTTACTGCAGTCTTAGTTAAAATGGTTGTTTTTAAACTAGATTTATAGTACGTTACCCAAAGTGAATATAAAACTATCAGGTATTAAAATACTTGgctttttatatactttttaaacatATTCATTTTGTCGACACTTTAGGTGTGAGAAGTACTATGTTGCTGTTTTCATATACTTGTAGGAATTGACTCAGCACTGTTGAGACTTCAGAATGTATGTAATTCCCTTAGGACAGTGCATACAACCATTTTAAATACATGCCCTTCTTCCTGAGTAGTTTAAGATGCTAAATCTATGGCTTCCTTGTTTTAACCTTCAGCATCAGGTATTCTGAAAACACAAGTTGATCCACAAACTGCCAGGCTCTTTCAGAAAGAACGTTGAGTGGCGAGCCTATAGctgatttaatcattttatttcaaaAGTGATACTGATGATTGTGTCTTTTGTGTTTTTAAGGAAAGTAATCAAAAATGGGCAAAGGTGATCCTAAGAAGCCGAGAGGGAAAATGTCTTCATATGCCTTCTTTGTGCAAACCTGCCGAGAGGAACACAAGAAGAAGCACCCAGATGCTTCTGTGAACTTCTCAGAATTTTCTAAAAAATGCTCAGAAAGGTGGAAGGTAAGAGCAGCTGGTGCATTAAGAAATTATAATAGAGCTCAATAGCAAAATCCAAAATGTCATCCCTGTCTGTAGGGCAGGATTTTGTGCCAGATTGGTACTAAGGAAGACTGATTTGATTGCTAACAGACCTTTGAAAAGTACTCTATGTAGTATAACTGGGCTTTTGAGATTGGTTATGGGGGTCTGCTAAAAGTCGTGGGTGATTAGTTATGGGCAAACTCAATATGGTTTGAAAGCTATTTTCTGTTTGGTTAAGCCAATATATTTTTATAGACAATGTCTgctaaagagaaaggaaaatttgaggaCATGGCAAAAGCTGATAAGGTTCGttatgaaagagaaatgaaaacctACATACCAcctaaaggagaaacaaaaaagaagtttaagGATCCCAATGCACCGAAGAGGCCTCCGTAAGTACTCCttcctattttctccttgaagaaATACCTTGCCTGGTTACTTTGGGTCAGCCCTTTTTTCATGAGCCACCTTGTGTGAGTTCAAGGTATTAGTAGAATTTCAGTCTTGGTTTGCCTGGCATTTTGAGATTTTTGTTTCCTCTGACAAACCTCAAGTACTTAACTATTTGCAATGTAGGTGACAGATTAGCCATCTTCAGTTCTGTCACCATTAAAAGTTAAAGATCActgggcatttatttatttgattataaaAAGGTTGCTTAGCAGAATGTGAAACTTGATGTCCTGTACCTTGTTTGATTATGAATAGAGAACTTAAAATTTTTGATTTGCAATAAGAACGTTTTGTTTggatttctaattttaaaattgaacTTCTCTTTTTAGTTCGGCATTTTTCTTATTCTGTTCTGAGTATCGTCCAAAAATCAAAGGGGAGCATCCTGGTCTTTCTATTGGAGATGTGGCAAAAAAATTGGGAGAAATGTGGAATAATACTGCTGCAGATGACAAGCAACCTTATGAAAAGAAGGCAGCTAAActgaaggaaaaatatgaaaaggtaatgagagttaagtgagaGAAGTTACCTGGTGTAATTTGAGGGGTAAAATATAATTAGATTTAAGATGTTTCATGTTTGcctaatttatattgaattgctcttcaaattaaaagaacttaAAGTGTGTAGGAATTATACTATAAATCTTCTCTGACTTATAAAGTTGGTTATCTGAAATAAAAAGCTCAGAAAATCAGTTATCAAGAGTTCAATGGTTTTGCCGGCCCTGGTCATAACATAATTGACAACATGCTGGAGTTTATGTTTAACCGCATTTTTTGACTGTCCGATATCTAATTTATTATCAAAATACTAAAACTTGAAAAGTGCCTTTAAAGAGCATAACCTAAAACAACTGATCCCTTTCATACCCTTCTGATTTGCTGCTCATTTATCTTTCATGGAACCTCTCTGCTCAATCCTGGTTTTTTTAGTCTTTCCGTTCTATTAACCATAGCAGTATTGACAAGATGTATGTTCATTTAAAATGTCAGATCTGAAAGACACTTGAAATTATATATTGTAGTCTAGGGATATTTTCTTCACCCTTTTATGTATACATgttaaaggaaatattttcagGGGTCTTTTTTTGCCTGTTTAATGATGAATGTATTTGTTTAATTTGTCTTAAAACATCTCTTCAAGTTTTGAAAGGTCTAGTTCTATAGATTGGGGTCTTGAAGTTATAAAGACCAGAAGAGATTTTTTTGCATTCAGAAGGTGGCAGTGTCTACCCTTTAATCAAAGTCCCTATgcatttcttgtttttaataaacTGCAGTTAGAATGCTGTACATAATTGCACTTCAGTGAGGCATAGCAATTGCAAATATTAGACCATGTCATTCTGATGGGTTGTGGATGGCTAATTATAATTATCTCGAATATGTATTTTTTGCATTCATTTCTTGAGGGCTTGGTTATTTATAGAGTTGCAGTGTATCTGTAAATACCAAACTCTGAGTTCAGTAAATTTCTGTAATggttaaaccttttttttttctcctcctatttCATTTATTCCCTTTCCAAACCCACtcaccccacccctcaaaaaacacTTCACAGGATATT
This window contains:
- the HMGB1 gene encoding high mobility group protein B1; the encoded protein is MGKGDPKKPRGKMSSYAFFVQTCREEHKKKHPDASVNFSEFSKKCSERWKTMSAKEKGKFEDMAKADKVRYEREMKTYIPPKGETKKKFKDPNAPKRPPSAFFLFCSEYRPKIKGEHPGLSIGDVAKKLGEMWNNTAADDKQPYEKKAAKLKEKYEKDIAAYRAKGKPDVGKKGGVVKAEKSKKKKEEEEDEEDEEDEEEDEEDDEEDEEDDDDDE